In Salmo salar chromosome ssa03, Ssal_v3.1, whole genome shotgun sequence, a single genomic region encodes these proteins:
- the LOC106600603 gene encoding uncharacterized protein, which yields MRMKSVVALLVLLHCCLSGAQVHKDRDRVSVNEIHQFDYEDGESRGNDIQVDKQRAEAAATTHSQQTCQPDIHIVLREMNTMMVEQRVELRHTKTELGAMEARLRASESQVEELKSKVEEQTRRNEAQAVELSSMETRSNITESHVEVLKRHIEDIKVAFSASLGGPAFSGQVGPFNTGTTLVYRNVYTNIGNAYNPTTGIFTAPVRGLYLFRFYIFAWGDDSVPTTTALFKNGHQIAMAFARQAAGSVNSSNGVSLLLEVGDVVYVHLWAERQIFDNVNRLSTFSGHLLFTM from the exons ATGAGAATGAAGAGTGTGGTAGCTCTGCTGGTGTTGCtgcactgctgtctgtctggagcCCAGGtccacaaagacagagacagagtcagtgTGAATGAGATCCATCAGTTTGactatgaggatggagagagcagagggaatgacaTTCAGGTTGACAAACAAAGAGCGGAAGCTGCAGccacaacacacagccagcaaACCTGCCAGCCTGACATCCACATTGTGCTGAGAGAGATGAACACCATGATGGTGGAGCAGAGAGTTGAGCTGAGACACACGAAGACTGAACTGGGAGCCATGGAGGCCCGACTGAGAGCCAGTGAGAGCCAGGTGGAGGAACTGAAATCCAAAGTGGAGGAACAGACTAGAAGGAATGAAG CACAAGCAGTGGAACTAAGCTCCATGGAGACTCGTTCTAACATAACTGAGAGCCACGTTGAAGTTCTGAAGAGACATATTGAAG ACATAAAGGTGGCTTTCTCCGCCTCACTTGGAGGACCTGCTTTTAGTGGACAAGTTGGACCCTTCAACACTGGAACCACCCTGGTCTACAGAAATGTCTACACAAATATTGGCAACGCTTATAACCCCACTACAG GGATCTTCACAGCACCAGTGAGAGGACTCTATCTGTTCAGGTTTTACATCTTTGCATGGGGTGATGATTCAGTTCCTACAACCACGGCCTTGTTTAAGAATGGACATCAAATAGCTATGGCATTTGCTCGCCAAGCTGCTGGTAGTGTTAATTCCTCCAATGGAGTGTCACTGCTGCTGGAGGTGGGAGATGTGGTCTACGTGCATCTCTGGGCTGAGCGGCAGATATTTGACAATGTAAATCGCCTCAGCACCTTCAGTGGTCACCTGCTTTTCACGATGTAA